The Arachis ipaensis cultivar K30076 chromosome B10, Araip1.1, whole genome shotgun sequence DNA window GATTTGATATGCATTCCCATAATATGATCCTACCACTTGAAAATGGCCTTCCCAAATCTGGGACCATTTGCCAAGAAATTTTGATTTCTTTTCCATTtgcaaaataacttttaaaaccaACTCGCCTATATTAAAATATTTCTCCCTTATTCAACGGTTATAACTTTGGGCAATACTTTCTTTTTGTCGAATCATATTATCAAGTGCCAGGATTCGCTATGAGTCTAACTCATTCAACTCATCAAACATTGCCTTCCAGTAATCATCAACTGGCAAATCGTTCTATTTTGACACCCTCAAAGTATTCAAATTGATTTCTAATGGTAGCACTGCATCATGGCCATAAACTAATTTATAGGGTGAAGTATTTGTTGACCCTCTTGGTGAATTTCGATAACCCCAAAGTACTTGGCTTAAAGTCTCATGCCATGTTCGAGGCTTATTTTCGATATGCTTTTTTATCAGACTTATCAGAATTTTATTTGCTGCATCAACTTGCCCATTAGCTTGAGCATAGTAAGGAGTTGAAGTGATCATACTGATATTCCTTAATGctgtaaaatttttaattcgctGACTAGTAAATATTGTTCCTTGATCAATACTTAATATTTGAAGAATTCCAAATCGATGGATAATATGTTCCTCAATAAAGTCTATTATTTCACTTTGACCAACTTCTATTAGGGGAATTACTTCAACCCACTTTGTAAAATAATCGATTGCTACCAAGATAAACTTGTGTTGTTTCGATGAAGGAGGGTGGATCAATCCAATCAAATCTAAAGCCCAACCTCTAGATGGCCATGGTTTTATTACCGAATGTAACTCAAATGCAGGGATCTGCTGTATCAAACCATGCAATTGACATTCTTGACATGCTTTTGCATAATCAATGCAATCTTTTATCATAGATAGCCAGTACACGTGATTGCGATATAACACCCATTTCATTTTCTTTCCAGCCTGATGGGCACCGTATATCCCATTATGGACTTCGCCCAAAGCAATATTTTGATAATCTTGGCCTAAACATCTCAACAAATTCCCATCGATCCCTTTCTTATACAACTCATCAGCCATCAAGACAAaatttattgctttcaatttcatcttTCTATCGACTAGAATATTGGGATCCTTTAAATACTGAGCAATGGGCTTTCTCCAGTCATTATCTTCCCATTAATCTATACACAAAGCCTCTCTTTCATTTGCAGGAACTAATATTTGATGGATACTAGCCAATTTTTTAAGAGTCTCTGGACCGATTCAATATCTTGAAGCAATTTGGGCTAATTCATTAGCAATTTCATTATGGATTCTGGGAATGTGAACCAAAGAAACTTTTCGAAAGGAGGTTAACAACTCCCAAGCAGTTGTTAAATACCTTTGCAACTTCTCATTATTGCATTTAAACTCCTttgataactgcttcaaaaccAACTGGAAATCCCCTAATATCTGGACTTCCAAAACTCCTTTACTAATTAAAATTTTGAGACCCAAAATCAAAGCTTCATACTCTGCCACATTATTCGAGCAAGGATATTTTAACTCGAAAAGAAATTCTGATGGAATCCCCTCtggtgaaataataagaattccaaCCCCTGAACCATCTTTGTGCGTCGATCCATCAAAATATAACTTCCAATAATCAATTTCAACGACGATTACATTTGCCCCCTAGTCATTCAGATTGTTCGAATTATCTACaagaaaatctgcaatgacctgTCCTTTTAAAGCTTTATCCGAGACATATTGTAAATCAAACTCTGTCAGTGCCAGCATCCATTTTCCTAAACACCCTCGTAACATTGGAAAACTTAACATATATTTGATGAGATCAGTTTGCGCTATAACCCTTACCGATTTAGCCACCATATAACACTTTAATTTCATATAAGCATAGTATAGAGACAAACACAATTTCTCTATCGGGGAATACCTTGTTTCGATATTAGTTAGAACTCGACTAACGTAATAAACGGCCCGCTCATTCCCGTTCTCACCATCTTGGGCTAACATACACCCAATCGTGTTCTTAGATGTTGGAATGTATAATTTTAAAGGCTCATATGGACGAACATTCGCCATAATTGGAGCCTTCGATAAATAAGCCTTAATCGAATCGAATGCTAGTTGATGCTcattcgtccattcgaactgtgagTCACTCTTTAGTCTCACTAAATGAGCAAGCACTCGAGTTCGATCAGAGAGATTCGAAATAAACCTCCCGAGATAATTCACCTTTCCTAGGAAGAACTGCACTTCTTTCTTCGGTTTGGGTGCAGATAACGCCATTATTGCATCAGCCTTATTTTTATCGATTGCGATTCCCTTTTTATGGACAACAAAGCCTAAGAAATTTCCAGCCGATACCCCAAAAGCGCATTTTAAAGGATTCATATTTAATCCCTTTTTCCTCATGGTGACAAATGCTTTTCTTAGGTGATCAATATGCTGATTCACCGAACTTGACTAGACCATGATGTCATCGATATACACTTCCATAAAATTTCCAATAAACTCATGGAAAATGGCATTCATTGCTCGCTGATACGTTGCACCAGTATTTTTCAAACCGAAAGGCATAACCACCCATTCATAATGCCTAATGCCCCAGGACAACAAAAAGCAGTTTTGGACACGTCATCTTCTGCAAtgaagatttggttatatcctgaataaccatccatAAAACTAAGGATTTCATTTTCCGCTGCAGAATCAATTAACATATCTGCAATTGGTATAAAATATTCATCTTTCGGAGTAGCATTATTCAAATCTCGAAAATCAATGCATACTATTAACTTCTGGTTTTTCTTCATTACATGGACAATATTTGAAACCCACTGAACATAGAGTGCAGTTTGAATAAATTTCGCCTTAATCAAGCgttctatttcttctttaattttttcattgATTTCTGGAGCAAAATGTCTTGGAGTTTGCTTCACGGGTTTAGCATTCGGTTTTAATGCTAATCGATGTTCCACAAGTGAACAATCGAGACCATGtatctcatgataatcccaagcaaaacAATCCTTAAACTCATGTAAAAGATTAAAGAGTTTAGTCCGAAAAGGATCAACAAAGTCTTTGCAAATATATGTAAATCGAACATCATCAAGAGTCCCTAGATTAATTTCTTCTAAGGGATCTTGAGATTCAAACCCTTTATAATGATCATCATCTTTTactgaatatttttcaaaatccaacGGTTCCAAATCATAAATTCAATCAAAAGTGAAATCAATAATGTCATTAGAAATAGAAGGAACTTGATCTTTTACCAAACTAATATTACTTTGATCTTCTACACAATGAGCCTCTGCTATCAGATCGGCAGTTTGGCTTGCATCATTACTTTCATTACATGAAGCAATAGAACTATGACTAAACTCGATTGAAGACATCGAGTCGATACAATTATAATTAGAAAAACTACTAACCCTATGTGATTCTACTTCATCAGAAGAATCATCTTTATTTCCTACAAGgtaaaaattacttaaataattacGTAATATTACCAGGTAATCGGAAATTTCCTCAACCCGGTCCAGAGAGCAATCTTCAGAAGATCTTTAAGATAGACAATCCCAACTAGTTGAAGCAAATCCTAACTCTGGGTAACGCAACTTCATTGAAAGTCCTTCAGAAGACAAATAGCACCCTTCACAATTGTAGGAATTCAGTGTTCGATCAACATTCAAAGGTTTTAATTTAGGATTATACATCCTGAAATCAACATGCATTTGTTTGACATAGAGGTTCGAATCTGCCTTGATGACTTCAGGCTTGCCATCCTTTGTTCAAAGAAGAAAACTTTGATGCGCAGTGGAGGGTACTACACCCACACCATGGATCCAATCTCGCCCTAACAAAGCATTATAACTTGCTCTCGATGGAACCACCACAAACATAGTGTTGCGCTCAGATGAGCCAACCTTCACAATCAGAGTAACCAGCCTTTTGCCGGAGTTGAAGTCCCACTAAAATCCGTCATGGCAATGTTTGTAGGGACCAAATCATCAGGATGATTTCCCACCTTCACTAACATCCTTTCAGGCAATAGACTGATTGCCGCTCCACCATTGATCAAGACTTTGTTTATTTTGATCCCACTCAAGATAGTAGTGATATGAAGTGGGCAAAGATGAGACATTTGTTTTTCAGTAGGCCGAAGGAAATACCCCGGCTCGTCTTCAATTCGAATGAAAGAAAAAACTTCCTCGTCCTCCATATCATAATATTCATCTGGGTCACCTTCATATTCCCCCAGATATTCAGTTGGAATGATTGAAATCGTTCCAATGATGTCATCATCCCCTTCATCAAAATATTCTTCATCGATATCAACTTCTTTGTTCTTGTCGACTCCTGAGGATTGAGCCACTGCTTTGCCCTTCTCCATATTTGTAGGAGATGGAATTCCTTTCAGACAAGTCTCTCCATCAGAAGGAAAGACAATTCGAGAATGCACAGAGGGCATTGCTCCCTTGCTTACTTCCACCTGAGGCTTCTTATTCTGATTGAaatttcttcttcctcctcgACCTCTTGGGTAACCTCTGGCTCTGCCACGAAAGTAGGGGTATTGATTTTGGGGAAGTCCCCGATGTCCCCATTGTGGATTGCATCGATAGAGAGCATCTCACTTCTGGAACTCCTGACAGTTCCGAATCCACTGAACACCAATGGCCTGAGATCGGCTTAACGGTGCAACTATACTATGTTGGAGGGTCTTAGAGCTTTGACCCTCTATACACCGAATTGGTTGTCTCTGGCGCGCCTGTTCTTCTCTATGAGCCAATTctttcttcattctctccttttcaaaaattgccGCTACTTCGACATCAAAAACAACATTACACCGTGGACACAGAGATACGTCCCGGTCTTTAATCTTTTGCTGAACTAAAAAGTCCAACAAACCATCTCCCGCTCGGGGATACACCGATCTAACTTGTGACTGAAAATCATCAAGAGCCACATCAAAGTCATAGGACATACCAACCATGTTTACCCCGAAACATGGTTCAACAAAGCTAGCGTCCGCTTCGAAGGGATCAACATCAACCTTTATCTCTTTCTTCCCATCATCAAATTTCAATCGTCCCTCCATTATTGCTCCCTGAATCAAGTCCCTAAAATGAACACAACTGTTAGTCAAATGACTTTTTGCTTGGTGAAATTTACAATAAGGTTTTTCTTTCAAATCTTTCACCGAAAGTAAAGTTCTACCCTCAGGCAGAATTaactgtttatctttaagcaacacatcgaaaatctgatcagattttgaAATATCAAAACTGTATTCTTTCCACTCTTTagttttgaatcattcgactTTTCATTACTAGGATGCTTTTTAAGGAACAGACATATGGAGGGCCTTTCttaagttcggccaaatcgacCTCTGTCTCGAAATTGATTTCATCCTCTGAGGACTCTATAGTCACATAAACAACCTTTTCTTTTCGAGTAAAAGGTTTACTCTTTGATCGCTGCTCACTCCTatgtttctctttctctttcttcatgaGTTCGTTCTGGCGAACCTTTTCGGCCAAATGGGCTAAATCAGGGATATGCACATTAAGTAACTTTCTGCACATATAAAATCCTAGTCCCATAGTTGCTATTTTCACTACTTCGCTCTCAGGTAATGAAATATAACATCTGCTTCTAGCATTCTTGAAACGTATCATGTAATCATCAATGGTTTTACCATCTTCACGTTTCAAAGCTACTAGATCAGTAACTGCCACATTCATTTCCCCTCGACAGAACTGAGCATGAAAAGCAGTCTCTGACTGATTCCATGTCGTTATCAAATTTAGTCTAAGATTCGAAAACTaagtaaatgcattcttcgttaacgaagaaggaaaaaacttcattttcaaattttcatcattgGCTAAGTTTCCGATCTCAACCAAGTATCGAGCGACATGTTCAGTAGTTGATTCTCCAACTTCCCCAGCAAACTTTGTAATTATCTTTGGATTTTTCACCCCTCTTGGCACTTTAGCCATTTGAAAAACCTGGGGAAAGGCAGATACAAAGTGGGATCGATTCATAAAACCAACATTTAGACCAACTCGATTAAGAACTTCTTCCACAATTCTGGTGACTTGATAATGTTCACCGCCATGATTAGCGTGTAATCTGGCTAGAAAGTCATCAGCATTTTGACCTCGGGGAACTACATGAGGATTTTCTCTATTAACCacatccttttcattttgaaatatatttttgaatcccTCATTATTTCCCCTGGCATTATGCCTTTCACCTTCCTCATAATCTACGATTCGAGCAATACGTTCGACTTGTCTAGCAAGACGTTCGAATTTCTATTTGTGATTAGCCATCATCGAATTTAGAATTGTAGTCATTTGTTAAGTCAATAAACTGACTAAGTCATGATGACTTTCCTCTACTTGTTGTCGATATACTGCCATTGAATTCGCAGCATTCGAAGTAGAGCCTACATTATAATCACGAGAATACTAGGAATACTGTTGTGGTTTTGAGAATTATTCCCTCCATTTACACTCCCGAATCAGACAGGAGGAACAAAATTACCCACTGGTGGGGTATAACCAGGAAGAAGACCATAAGGAGGCCAACCAGAAGTTAATGGAGGAGGTGGCAAATTACCACGTGGACGAATGTTACGCCCAATATTTCCAGTTTGCACAGTGGTAACTGCTATGTTTTCACTTCCTATTGCACCTTCCGAACGTGAAGCCACGTCTACTTGTTGCACAATTACTGGTAAATTATCATTGTGGaggaaccaccattcacatttgacacttcatcagccatgtgaatgaTCTTCCCACTCCTCAATTGCATACACCAAATGATACAAAAACTTTTGACACACTTTAATGTTAAAACTATCCCACTGggtgtgccaatttgttttgtcgatttttagcaaatcgatggtggttcgatatctagtggtcTGGAAGCGAAACCAACTCCTCTGCGCAGGTACCAAttttctaaaagtgcatcaaagtgtcttcgATTAGACGTGTTTTgggataaaatataaattaaaatttataaatcaataaaagaaataaaaaggtaAAGTTTTCGAAAAGAAAATGTGCTGAAAATAGAAAGGTTTgcattgaaattgaaagaaaacaataaaataccTTTGACTGGGTCAAAGGGCTTTGATATGAAAATCTAAAATGCAGAAATGTAAATTGGACAATGAAAAGAAAGGATACTTAAaagataaatttgcttgaaaaaTAAAGTTTACAAGAAGataaattgaaagaaagaaaacatggaaggaaccctacagaaaagttaCTCGATCGCAGACTCAGGAATTATCTGAGGATGTtagtgtgcttgagtgtttttTGAGTTAAAGTTCCAACCTTTATTCCCTAAAATCTCCTAGTATTTATAATCTACTTTTAGTAACTGACAACtaattacaattaattacaaAAACACAGTCTTGAATGCATACTCCTTGATAACCGTTCCTGCCTTTTGGCTATAAACATTTCTCAGGATTTCCTCGCGTGATGAAAGCCTCTAACTTCTCCACTACCATAACTGCTCGATCTACTTATTTGAATATCCTGTTCGATTACCTGTCTCGAAAATCTTGTTCGATTTGACCTATTCGATTTAATAAAGTAAATGTAGTCGAATCCGCGTTGATTACCTTCCACCCACACTTGCGCGTGTATCTTTTCGAAAACCGTTCGAATTCTTCTATTTCTTTATCACTTCAAACTACCTCACCTTaatcgaaaaatattttttgattaacACTTGGATTCTGTTCTTTGTAAAATATCTCAATTTCATCATCGCTTTTAGTTATGAAAATCGAACTGAATGAGTTGGATGGACTAGTCTAACCATGAATCGAAAGTTTAGATGATTCGGTTTGTTTTATAAAgccatttataaaaaaaaattggatgcgAGCCATTGAACCGGTCGATTTTGATAAAACGATGCCATTATTtcatttatgataaaaaaaaagaaattaatagcACTGAGCTAAGAGTCTCTTTTCCACTCTCCTAAAAATTTGCCTTTACCCTCACTCAACTTCAACAAAAAGAAAGTGAAAAGCCCTAGCCTCTCTTCTCGAGCCATTGCCACCATCCGTTGAGCCACTGCCACTGTCTGTCGCACGCAAGTGCTTGTCTCTGCGTCCTGTCAGCGTTCTCCAAATCTCCAATCCCTGCTCTCTTATTCCGCAAGTTCAGGCCATTACCCATTCCTCAGTCTCTCGTCTCTCAGCTCTAATTCCCCAAAAGACCAAAACACAATCCTAGGTTACAGTCTCTCCTATCGCCGCAAGGAGAGACTCAACGCTGCCGTCCGTGTCGCTCAGAGACCATCGTGTCATGGTGGAATGTGAAAGTCTCCAACAATTCAACCTCTCTCTTTATTCACCAACAGTCCAAACCCTCTCCATCAGTTCGGCCGTCGTCGCCCGTCCTCTGTCGTTGCTCATCTTCCGTTCGTCTGCTGCTCGTCATCAATGTTCTTGCTCTTTCTCCTTCAATCACTGCTCATTAAAACCCTAAACCTCTATTTTgttcatttttttatgtttttaatttcttgcttatCTCTGTTTTGAGTTTTCTTAGATTTCTTGTGTTTATTGTTGTTGCTGGGTATTGCTATTTGTTCTTGATAGTTCTAACAGTTGATATTTGTTCACTATGATGTTTATTCTTATTGTTCTTGATTGTTGCTTTGTTGCTGcttttgcatttttatgttttgtgtagCTTAATTTATGTTGTTAttacttgatttttctttttcaattattgTAGTTAACTTGTTATTACTATCATTATGTTATGTTGATTGATTCTGTTAGTTgattcatgttcttgttgtttttctttttcattttttttgtttttactgtGATTTTTTATTCAAGTTGTTACTGTAATGTGGGGACCTGAGTCCCATACGTTTCACCTGCCATGTGGGGAGATGACTATCACCCTGCATAACGTGGCGTACTAGTTGGAACTCAACATTGATAGAGATTCAGTCAGTGGCTACATCGGTAGGAGAGAGGAATTCCATCACGGACGGTCTATTGAGGACTTATGTCAATAGCTACTAGGTGTTGTTCCAGGCCTCGATGATAGATAGTCACAGACCAAGTGGACTGTCAAGCTTACGTTTGTTCTATCAACAACCGGACCTAAACTGGATACACTTTACAACATACTTTAATTGATCACTCTCTAGTATTTTATACTCCACAGCCATCCTAATGTTGTACGTCTTAATTGTCAATATGACTTTCTCCTTGTTTTCAAACTATTGTCCAATCTCAAACTCATTGGCGGGATCCTCTTCGAGGCCTCTATGACTAAATAAATAATTTGAAGTCATTTCCTCGAGATTCAAAGTGAAAAAGTGATCCAGCGGGTCATATAGTCGAGAAATGATAGGCTGTTTCAGTGCGATTTGTGTGTCACCGTAGTAGTTCTTATCTTCCTCCTCCTCACCCTCATCAGAAATTTCTGTTGGTTCAGCCTcagcatatatatatattcaccgTCATCGGGATTAACTTGATAGAAATTCATCATTGGGTCTCTCATAGCAGAACCCTCGTGACTTTCAATCAGTTTGCATCATACCATCATTAGAATGTTCAAAGTTTGACCCCTCTTGACTACTTTAAGGTGGCGTATTTAGGTCAACAATCGTTCTTGTAATATTTCATCTGATTGCTCCACTTAAAGAGGTATCATCAATAGTATCCGCAGATGACCCTCGTCCACCGAACTCAACTAGAAAAACAAATAATTCCAACAGAtagacatttattcaatggatgTGCCACACCCTTATAAGATGTATGTTCTCATCATCACGTAACCAATACTTAATTCAAAAAGCATAAAATATTCTTAAAATTGTgatctaataaaaataatacaaaaataacaaTCACAACTATAATCTATGACATACCTTTTATAAAACAAAGTGTTATCTATTTCGGATAGATATCTGTAGTAAATTTTTTTCACTCTTTTTGTATGTTGTTGGCCAAATGGAATATAATATCAAATTTATCAACGCTGTTAAACTGTTGACTTCGGGTGCCATGTATGCAATTGCTGGTTGAGCAAATCTAAACATGATAGAACCTTCTTTATCTTATTATACTATTTTACTATCATAATGAATGGATAACACCGGAACTTCAGACATTGTAGAGAATAAATTAGAAGATCAATATCAAAGAAAAGAATGAACTACTAGTATTGAATTTCGTTCTCAATCAATCTGAGTATATATGGAAGATTCAGCTCAAAGTTCGTAGGGAGGGGGGCGCGAACTTCATATAACACTTGAAGTTCGCTGGGGTTGTGCCGAACTTTATTCCAACGAACTTGTCCTAAATGCTAAAAAAATGTATCTCGAAAATTaaagttttaataattttttcgaaaaataaagctttttttatttataataaaaaaaatccataTATAATACTTAGATAGTTATCATAATTACATTTAAAGGTATCTAAATTATTTTCATATGATAAAAGTGATAtgcttcaaaaaaattatttgtatatAATTTATTAACAAATATATGTGATATTtactatcatttttatttttaataaaaaatatcattgtATTAAAGTGAGCATTTTAAAGGTGTATAAATgggatttttattaaaaaaaatttacaaaatataatatagtgatattagttattattattttatatatatatataaaatgttaCTCATTTAGTATTTATCCATTTATCTTCgattaatattgttataacaagGATACATATGACTTTATAAGAATGATATATAACTTATTAGACTTTAGTTATCTGAGAATTTACTAAGTGACTGAAATAGTTCCACGTCACGAAGCAAAAATTGCTAgcaatatgaatgataaaaaaataGCCAAAATGGATATTCGTGGAGATTACTCACGATTTGAGGTTAGATAGGCACATGTGAAATCTCAAGCCCGCTCATGTGAGATGGATAGGGATGAAGACATAGGATACCCACCTCATGAGACTCGTTAAATCTCTgcgaatataaaattatttatttatcataatttatatatacataaatcaatTTCTTGAATTTAGTAATCCTCATTCATGCCTTCAATTTGAatcgttccttttttttttcagacTCATTctcaacctctctctctctttctctctccctctctctctgccTCTCAAATTCGTCATTATGTCGTTCAGTATCGCCCCAAAAATTATGTTATATTATTATGTTGGAAtatattcttatatttttttgaaatattattttcataatgaatatgatatgaattgtgttgaattaattattttatgattattatattatacttttttatgtcaattttttcaaaacttttcaaaGAATACCCGTAAATACTCGAAAAGATCTACATTCTCTGAGGGGATAATTAAACAGGGACTTATAAAGACGGAGAGAGGACGtgggatttttttttaaagagagTGAGGGATGGAAAAGGGATTTGCTACGCTGCCTTGAGTATCTATTACCATACCTAACTAGTAACGGAGATCCAATCTAAACCGATTTGAGAGAGAACATGTGAACTTCATTTGCATTATTAGACCTTAAGATAATGAACTTAAGTCGGATTTGGGACCCTAACAATAAACTTAGGTTAATCTTACTTATTTTAAGTTCTTACTAGACTCAAGTATATATTGGATTAATattttaagttattattgtaataaatattatactattaaaTATTATAACATTTAGTAtatgtaaaaattaaatatatttacaataaattaattttttattgaaatttaaaaaatgatgatttgttaatcaattctaaatttaattttaaatttgagtaagaaaataaaaaaaatattttgaattttttctcaCTAAACAGAATTAATTTTAAGATAAGAAATTATTTTGAACATCATATTATAGAATAATGTGGTTATTTGCTATTTTTAATGGCAAATATTATCAAATAAAATGATataagaaaataagagaaaatgtatTTATCAATTCAAAaaatactaatttattttttaatagaataaattatatattaaataacaaAGTTGTTATTGGTTTCTTTTCACAATAACTAATACTCAACCATGGTGTTTCGATAATGTTACCATGAATATCAATTTAATAGATTTTGTAATAACATAAGTATGTAAGTTTGAAAACTTGAAAATTATGTCATAAAATATAAGTTTTAACGGGTAAGAATATTGATcatattcactacaagaaaatgaaatatttgtaacaaaaattttgtaacaaatttaaaattgttacaaaaaattatttttttttgtaacaaaaattagtaattgttacataataataatgttttgtaacaataaTACAATTTGTTACAATACGTTTTGATATTTTGTAACGACTtggttttttttgttacaaattatattggCTTTTATAACAAACCAGTGTTTTGTtgcaaaaatttataatattttgtaataaaagATGAAGTTATtgcaaaagtttaaaatattttgtaacaaaaatttaatttgtcacaaaattcaatattgtttgcaacaaattatttgtttgtcacaaaatacaaaaatttttgtttttcccAGCCGCCTCACACACAAACACTcagaccctaaaccatacacaCACGAAacggaaagaaaaggaaagaggggggaagaaggagaaggaaggAGAGGGGGAAAAGGGGAGACGGCGGTGGTGGATGTCATTGCCACCGTCGCCGCCGTCTTGTCGCTGTCGGGAGAGTCATAACATGAGGGGAGAGAGAGACGAGCTCGCGAGGGAGTAGCGTCGCTGCCACTGGAGGGGAGCCTGGCTGTCCTCGTCACTGCCAGCTCCGTCGTCGTCGTCACCAATGGAGCTGCACAAAGACGTCATCGCCGTTGTCACCATCGATGCTTCTTCTTGTCATTTGTGGGTTGTCACCTCTTCTACTTCTGTTGCCATGCCATCATCTGCCCCTCTGGACTCGCTGCTTTTGAATCGTGTCCTATCACTCGGATATGCTGCAAGAAGCTATCAGAAAGTGACATTGATGAGAAGAAGCACAAACCCTCCACCAGCAAAACCACTGCCTCTAAATCCAAAGATAGAATGGAAGATTACAATTTTGCTATGAAAAGGATGACGAGGAATCCTTATGAGTATCACCACGATCTGGGTTAGTTTCCTCTTTTTTTCCTATTTGTTAGTTATGACTGCCAACTGTTTGATATAATGATGAGTTTTCTTTGttaattacttgcaattttactataaaGTGCTAGAAGGAATAGTTAGTACTGTATTAATTTGTGTCTATTATATAAAATGCATAGCACAGTAATATGATTGCTGCTGCTGATGCAATCTGTGATTGATTTATTTCAGGTATGAATTACACACTTATAATTGACAATCACATTGTGGGATCCCAACCACAGAAACCTGAAGACATCGATCACCTCAAGAAGGAAGAGGGTGTGACATACATTCTGAATTTGCAGCAAGATAAGGATGTAGAATATTGGGGAATAGACTTGAAGTCGATAACAAGGAGGTGCCACGAACTCGATGTTCGACATATGAGGAGGCCGGTAAGTAAGAAAGCTGCAAACATGTATTTCAGTCAATTTTGTTGAGAAAATAGACTCCCACTCTGAATTTTATAAAAGTATATACAACAATGTCAACTTATCTTGCTTAATGGCATTGTCATGAgatagaaattttaat harbors:
- the LOC107620045 gene encoding phosphoglucan phosphatase LSF2, chloroplastic-like, yielding MEDYNFAMKRMTRNPYEYHHDLGMNYTLIIDNHIVGSQPQKPEDIDHLKKEEGVTYILNLQQDKDVEYWGIDLKSITRRCHELDVRHMRRPAIDFDPNSLQNILPKASYHWNGQSHREKKEFTCIVLLDLGEHQG